A stretch of Apis cerana isolate GH-2021 linkage group LG1, AcerK_1.0, whole genome shotgun sequence DNA encodes these proteins:
- the LOC107997638 gene encoding arf-GAP with dual PH domain-containing protein 1 has protein sequence MADLNEKLLAELLKKPGNNVCADCGAKNPEWASYNIGIFVCTRCAGIHRSMGAHISKVKHLKLDRWEDSQVNRIREVGNIAARLHYEERVPPCYRRPNPDAPQVLIEQWIRAKYEREEFCHPERQNHYVSGFMEGFLMKRGKEDSRYHPRKFVLCEAEDTLKYHVKENKEPKAVLRISELNVAFAPPKTGNQNSLQISFMKDGTTRHIYVYHEDPEVITNWYLAIRCAKLHRLQVAYPGATEAELLSQLTRDFPREGFLWKTGPRYTDAYKKRWFTLDGRKLMYHDDPMDAHPKGEIFLGHSSDGFAIKTGVPPGARDQGFSFTLETPDRTYLLSAQSDDDRSQWMNVIQKVIDKPLTPQDATVAARLIRKRTASGTMNIFSSTR, from the exons ATGGCGGACTTAAATGAGAAGTTGTTAGCAGAACTCCTCAAAAAACCTGGAAATAATGTGTGTGCGGATTGTGGGGCAAAAA atCCAGAATGGGCTTCTTATAATATAGGAATATTTGTATGCACAAGATGTGCAGGTATACATAGATCAATGGGTGCACATATTTCTAaagttaaacatttaaaactaGACAGGTGGGAAGATTCTCAAGTAAACCGAATTAGAGAAGTTGGTAATATTGCAGCTAGGCTTCATTATGAAGAACGTGTACCTCCATGTTATCGCAGACCAAATCCAGATGCACCACA AGTATTAATAGAACAATGGATAAGAGCAAAATatgaaagagaagaattttgtCATCCAGAGAGACAAAACCATTATGTTTCAGGATTCATGGAAggttttttaatgaaacgtgGTAAAGAAGATTCACGTTATCATCCACGAAAATTTGTTCTTTGCGAGGCAGAAGATACTCTCAAATATcatgttaaagaaaataag GAACCCAAAGCTGTTCTTAGAATATCAGAATTAAATGTTGCTTTTGCTCCTCCTAAAACTGGTAATCAGAATAGTCTGcaaatatcatttatgaaaGATGGTACAACAAGACATATCTACGTATATCATGAAGATCCAGAAGTAATCACAAATTGGTATTTGGCAATACGATGTGCAAAGTTACATCGCTTGCAAGTTGCATATCCAGGAGCAACTGAAGCTGAATTACTTTCACAACTTACCAGAGATTTTCCTCGTGAAggatttttatggaaaactGGACCTAGATATACAGATGcctataaaaaaagatggtTCACACTAGATGGACGAAAATTGATGTATCATGATGATCCTATG gatGCACATCCAAAAGGTGAAATCTTCTTGGGCCACAGTTCAGATGgttttgcaataaaaacaGGAGTACCTCCTGGTGCAAGAGATCAAGGATTTTCATTTACTCTTGAAACTCCAGACAGAACTTATCTTCTTTCTGCTCAAAGTGATGATGATAGATCACAATGGATGAATGTAATTCAAAAGGTCATAGATAAACCACTTACTCCACAAGATGCGACTG taGCAGCGCGTCTCATAAGAAAACGCACAGCTAGTGgaacaatgaatatattttcttctacaaGGTAG
- the LOC107997624 gene encoding protein halfway isoform X2, with the protein MQWFAIMICLYAGVASARTEEDQQTSSSTSITGISDGLLEHCFYQQSNECPDVKITGCSCKKIILAHNNPEGNAVLCCNLDIQNFESELSCTGFPSNISYIHIRNATLDVFNVSEIRWRRLKSLAITDGKINRVKGQFRMMTPTVCLNLSNNALIEVENNSLTRLAQLTTLDLSYNNLTHLPALNTMNGREFWLDISGTNTLWCHDIYQYINKTGEKQINFNHENETVCSASKTWHWFNTTEQVPLKQVRYLSLLQTECPKGDTWQCQCNFRRLDIVEGKPPTLAVNVDCSGIQITELPEKLPRNTIALNVSYNNITVLDDLSTNPCYEDIREFYADHNNISSINKLEGSKFLDNYAFLSLRYNKIKSLPTYILSPNTHDKSFTSSRLVKLGGNELHCDCNTAKYLKVWLQTRILDSDEVFCENVKEKVIDLEPSKMCVYPGDWTDYIYYIIATEVVLLISLIAKVSYDYWIFKTAGYLPWPANKMPKLPCDWLCET; encoded by the exons ATGCAGTGGTTTGCTATAATGATATGTTTATATGCTGGAGTAGCTAGTGCAAGAACAGAAGAAGATCAACAAACATCTTCTTCAACTTCAATTACTGGAATATCTGATGGTCTTTTAGAACATTGTTTTTATCAGCAATCTAATGAATGTCCTGATGTCAAAATAACTGGATgttcttgtaaaaaaattattcttgctCATAATAATCCTGAAGGCAATGCTGTACTTTGTTGTAATTTGGATATTCAAAACTTTGAATCAGAACTTTCTTGTACAG gaTTTCCatcaaatatatcatacatacatataagaaATGCAACATTGGATGTATTCAATGTAAGTGAAATTCGATGGAGAAGATTAAAATCACTTGCAATTACAGATGGTAAAATTAATAGAGTAAAAGGACAATTTCGAATGATGACTCCAACAGTTTGTTTGAATCTTTCAAATAATGCTCTTATTGAAGTAGAGAATAATTCACTTACAAGATTAGCTCAACTCACTACTTTggatttatcttataataatcttaCACATTTACCAGCTTTAAATACAATGAACGGTCGCGAATTTTGGCTTGATATTTCag gaACAAATACACTTTGGTGTcatgatatttatcaatatattaataaaacaggagaaaagcaaattaattttaatcatgaaaATGAAACTGTATGTTCAGCTAGTAAAACTTGGCATTGGTTTAATACGACAGAACAAGTTCCATTGAAACAAGTTCGATATCTTAGTTTG TTACAAACAGAATGTCCTAAAGGAGATACATGGCAATGTCAATGTAATTTCAGAAGATTGGATATTGTTGAAGGTAAACCACCAACTTTAGCAGTAAATGTAGATTGTAGTGGAATTCAAATTACCGAATTACCTGAAAAATTACCTCGCAATACTATAGCATTGaatgtttcatataataac ATCACTGTATTAGATGATCTAAGTACTAATCCATGTTATGAAGATATAAGAGAGTTTTATGCTGACcacaataatatatcatctataaataaattagaaggttctaaatttttggataattaTGCTTTTCTTAGtttacgatataataaaattaaatct CTTcctacatatattttaagccCTAATACTCATGACAAGAGTTTCACTAGTTCGCGATTAGTAAAGCTTGGAGGAAATGAATTACATTGTGATTGTAATACAGCCAAGTATTTAAAg GTATGGCTACAAACTCGTATATTAGATTCCGATGAAGTATTTTgcgaaaatgtaaaagaaaaggTTATTGATTTAGAACCTTCAAAGATGTGTGTTTATCCTGGCGATTGgacagattatatttattatattattgctaCAGAAGTTGTACTTTTAATAAGTCTTATAGCTAAAGTATCATATGAttattggatttttaaaaCAGCAGGCTATCTTCCATGGCCAGCAAATAAAATGCCAAAACTACCTTGTGATTGGCTATGTGAAAcctag
- the LOC107997398 gene encoding probable ATP-dependent RNA helicase DDX52: MDAYELFRKLSTGVKFDKKRFQIDAERFQLIKKQSENVISDKKIIKTFDDRNYSAICKKRKYDDIKEETENINELMLINGMSVSKNQNKKCKVSLTEEKQLKLAQEKINQHRNQHHISVTGNRIPKPVLEFIELSKDYGIPKKLINNIINCGYQYPTPIQMQAIPVMLQGRQILACAPTGSGKTAAFLLPIIHHLGGPEKKGFRAVILSPTRELAKQTYRECLRLSEGYNFKIHIINKINQALNKYGPKSSQKFDILITTPKRIIYLLNQDPPAISFNNVEWLIVDEVDKLFEDGIRCFRDQFEKISKSCTSEKLHKAMFSATNTPIVTKWCRHNLKGLITVTVGHRNAATDLIEQELLFVGAERGKLVALRNIIQKGILPPVLVFVQSKERAQELFNELIYDGINVDVIHADRTQTQRDNVVRCFREGKIWVLICTELMARGIDFKGINLVINYDFPSSAISYIHRIGRTGRAGHKGKAITFFTEQDTTNLRSIATIMRESGCDVPDYMLAMKKHSKQEKRKLKHKAPTREKISTIPTYRRVYNKEKIRQVTINTLGNKLKTKEIEDKKINKKSKKKKENKQKL; this comes from the exons atGGACGCATATGAACTTTTTCGAAAACTTTCTACTGgtgtaaaatttgataaaaaacgtTTTCAGATTGATGCAGAAAGATTCcag CTTATTAAAAAGCAATCTGAAAATGTAAttagtgataaaaaaataattaaaacttttgatgatagaaattattcagcaatatgtaaaaaaagaaaatacgatgATATTAAGGAAGaaactgaaaatattaatgaactaATGTTAATTAATGGAATGTCTGTttccaaaaatcaaaataaaaagtgcAAAGTGTCTTTAacagaagaaaaacaattaaaattagcaCAAGAAAag attAATCAACATCGTAATCAACATCACATAAGTGTCACAGGCAATAGAATACCTAAACctgttttagaatttattgaattatcaaaAGATTATGGTATAcccaaaaagttaataaataatattataaattgcggTTATCAGTATCCTACTCCAATTCAAATGCAAGCTATACCTGTTATGTTACaa GGCAGACAAATATTAGCTTGTGCTCCAACAGGATCTGGAAAAACAGCTGCATTTTTGTTACCTATAATTCATCATTTAGGTGGAccagaaaaaaaaggatttagaGCTGTTATATTAAGTCCAACAAGAGAATTAGCGAAACAAACATATAGAGAATGTTTACGTCTTAGCGagggatataattttaagattcatattataaataaaataaaccaaGCATTAAACAAATATGGACCTAAAAGTTCACAAAAATTTG atatATTAATCACTACtccaaaaagaataatatatttattgaatcaaGATCCACCagctatttcttttaataa tgtTGAATGGCTAATTGTAGATGAAGTAGATAAATTGTTTGAAGATGGAATAAGATGTTTCAGagatcaatttgaaaaaatttcaaaatcatgtACAAGTGAAAAATTACATAAGGCAATGTTTAGTGCAACTAATACTCCTATAGTAACCAAATGGTGTCGACATAATTTGAAAGGTCTTATAACAGTTACTGTTGGACATAg AAATGCTGCAACTGATTTGATAGAACAAGAACTTTTGTTTGTTGGTGCAGAAAGAGGAAAACTTGTAGctcttagaaatattattcaaaag GGAATATTACCACCTGTGCTGGTATTTGTACAAAGCAAAGAAAGGGcacaagaattatttaatgaacttATATATGATGGAATTAATGTTGATGTTATTCATGCTGATAGAACACAAACacag cgaGACAATGTAGTTCGTTGTTttagagaaggaaaaatatggGTCTTAATATGTACAGAATTAATGGCAAGAGGTATTGATTTTAAGGGTATAAATCTTGTTATCAATTATGATTTTCCATCATCTgctatttcttatattcataGAATTG gTCGTACTGGTAGAGCTGGACATAAAGGAAAagcaattactttttttactgAACAAGATACTACAAATTTAAGAag tatagCTACTATCATGCGAGAATCTGGATGTGATGTTCCTGATTATATGTTAGCTATGAAAAAACATAGTAAACAGGAAAAACGAAAACTTAAACATAAAGCTCCTACTAGAGAAAAGATATCAACCATTCCTACATATAGAcgtgtatataataaagaaaaaataag acaaGTTACTATAAATACTTtgggaaataaattaaagactaaagaaattgaagataagaaaataaataaaaaaagtaaaaaaaaaaaagaaaataagcaaaaactttaa
- the LOC107997645 gene encoding uncharacterized protein LOC107997645 isoform X2, whose amino-acid sequence MRDNECIKIIGTNVILVPYKEKHVKRYHEWMKSAELQYFTGSESLTLEEEFQMQKRWHQDQDKKAIYTEGENEIEAMIGDTNLFFNELDQPNTAEIEIMIANINCREKKRGWEAIILMMLYGIDKLNVTKYIAKIKCDNEKSIKMFEKLKFHKIVKRDKTNVMSLSKILQKLKNSMQKRPLFFNSIMYGSFYTGAEFTQQTYNRMFKFSLSSTSINIEETNTFKIEKPLFIWIKNFNQMDLLNKNNTMQSYNWAQLKRYAIYGCFIAGPLLHGWYKWLDMFYKGKTMKIVLTKVLIDQFVFTPPLITLFFISMSLMENKSNIFDECKAKFFQTFKTSCIYWLPVQFFNFLLVPPVLRVSFVSIAAFCWVNILCYLKNIPVSECNDNKIKY is encoded by the exons ATGAGAGACaatgaatgtattaaaattattggaacaaatgtaattttagTGCCTTACAAAGAAAAACATGTTAAAAG atatcatGAATGGATGAAGTCAGcagaattacaatattttactgGTTCAGAGAGTTTAACattggaagaagaatttcaaatGCAAAAGCGATGGCATCAAGATCAAGATA aaAAAGCTATTTATACTGAAGGTGAAAATGAAATAG aagctATGATTGgagatacaaatttattttttaatgaattagaCCAGCCAAATACtgcagaaattgaaattatgatagcaaatattaattgtagagaaaaaaaaagaggttgGGAGGCAATAATTCTAATGATGCTTTATG GAATTGACaaattaaatgtaacaaaatatattgcaaaaattaaatgtgaTAATGAAAAGagtataaaaatgtttgaaaaattaaaatttcataag ATAGTGAAACGAGATAAAACGAACGTAATGTctctatctaaaatattacaaaaattgaaaaattctatgCAGAAAAGaccattattctttaattcaataatgtaCGGTTCTTTTTATACTGGTGCGGAATTCACGCAACAAACTTATAATAGAATGTTTAAG TTTTCGTTATCATCAACATCAATAAACATAGAAGAAACAAACACATTTAAGATTGAAAAACCGCTGTttatttggataaaaaattttaatcaaatggatttattaaataagaataacacGATGCAAAGTTATAATTGGGCCCAACTCAAGCGATATGCTATTTATGGTTGTTTCATTGCAGGACCACTACTACATGGATG gtaCAAATGGTTGGATATGTTCTACAAAGgcaaaactatgaaaattgtCCTCACAAAAGttttaatcgatcaatttgtttttacGCCACCATTAATtacactattttttataa gtaTGAGCTTGATGgagaataaatcaaatatatttgatgaatgtaaagcaaaattttttcaaacatttaag acATCATGTATATACTGGTTACcagttcaattttttaattttcttttagtacCACCAGTATTACGAGTTTCTTTTGTTAGTATTGCAGCTTTTTGTTGGGTAAACattctttgttatttaaaaaatattcctgtATCTGaatgtaatgataataaaataaaatattga
- the LOC107997645 gene encoding uncharacterized protein LOC107997645 isoform X1 yields MRDNECIKIIGTNVILVPYKEKHVKRYHEWMKSAELQYFTGSESLTLEEEFQMQKRWHQDQDKCTFIILEKAIYTEGENEIEAMIGDTNLFFNELDQPNTAEIEIMIANINCREKKRGWEAIILMMLYGIDKLNVTKYIAKIKCDNEKSIKMFEKLKFHKIVKRDKTNVMSLSKILQKLKNSMQKRPLFFNSIMYGSFYTGAEFTQQTYNRMFKFSLSSTSINIEETNTFKIEKPLFIWIKNFNQMDLLNKNNTMQSYNWAQLKRYAIYGCFIAGPLLHGWYKWLDMFYKGKTMKIVLTKVLIDQFVFTPPLITLFFISMSLMENKSNIFDECKAKFFQTFKTSCIYWLPVQFFNFLLVPPVLRVSFVSIAAFCWVNILCYLKNIPVSECNDNKIKY; encoded by the exons ATGAGAGACaatgaatgtattaaaattattggaacaaatgtaattttagTGCCTTACAAAGAAAAACATGTTAAAAG atatcatGAATGGATGAAGTCAGcagaattacaatattttactgGTTCAGAGAGTTTAACattggaagaagaatttcaaatGCAAAAGCGATGGCATCAAGATCAAGATA AATgtacttttatcattttagaaAAAGCTATTTATACTGAAGGTGAAAATGAAATAG aagctATGATTGgagatacaaatttattttttaatgaattagaCCAGCCAAATACtgcagaaattgaaattatgatagcaaatattaattgtagagaaaaaaaaagaggttgGGAGGCAATAATTCTAATGATGCTTTATG GAATTGACaaattaaatgtaacaaaatatattgcaaaaattaaatgtgaTAATGAAAAGagtataaaaatgtttgaaaaattaaaatttcataag ATAGTGAAACGAGATAAAACGAACGTAATGTctctatctaaaatattacaaaaattgaaaaattctatgCAGAAAAGaccattattctttaattcaataatgtaCGGTTCTTTTTATACTGGTGCGGAATTCACGCAACAAACTTATAATAGAATGTTTAAG TTTTCGTTATCATCAACATCAATAAACATAGAAGAAACAAACACATTTAAGATTGAAAAACCGCTGTttatttggataaaaaattttaatcaaatggatttattaaataagaataacacGATGCAAAGTTATAATTGGGCCCAACTCAAGCGATATGCTATTTATGGTTGTTTCATTGCAGGACCACTACTACATGGATG gtaCAAATGGTTGGATATGTTCTACAAAGgcaaaactatgaaaattgtCCTCACAAAAGttttaatcgatcaatttgtttttacGCCACCATTAATtacactattttttataa gtaTGAGCTTGATGgagaataaatcaaatatatttgatgaatgtaaagcaaaattttttcaaacatttaag acATCATGTATATACTGGTTACcagttcaattttttaattttcttttagtacCACCAGTATTACGAGTTTCTTTTGTTAGTATTGCAGCTTTTTGTTGGGTAAACattctttgttatttaaaaaatattcctgtATCTGaatgtaatgataataaaataaaatattga
- the LOC107997624 gene encoding protein halfway isoform X1, translated as MCKMKMQWFAIMICLYAGVASARTEEDQQTSSSTSITGISDGLLEHCFYQQSNECPDVKITGCSCKKIILAHNNPEGNAVLCCNLDIQNFESELSCTGFPSNISYIHIRNATLDVFNVSEIRWRRLKSLAITDGKINRVKGQFRMMTPTVCLNLSNNALIEVENNSLTRLAQLTTLDLSYNNLTHLPALNTMNGREFWLDISGTNTLWCHDIYQYINKTGEKQINFNHENETVCSASKTWHWFNTTEQVPLKQVRYLSLLQTECPKGDTWQCQCNFRRLDIVEGKPPTLAVNVDCSGIQITELPEKLPRNTIALNVSYNNITVLDDLSTNPCYEDIREFYADHNNISSINKLEGSKFLDNYAFLSLRYNKIKSLPTYILSPNTHDKSFTSSRLVKLGGNELHCDCNTAKYLKVWLQTRILDSDEVFCENVKEKVIDLEPSKMCVYPGDWTDYIYYIIATEVVLLISLIAKVSYDYWIFKTAGYLPWPANKMPKLPCDWLCET; from the exons aTGTGCAAAATGAAG ATGCAGTGGTTTGCTATAATGATATGTTTATATGCTGGAGTAGCTAGTGCAAGAACAGAAGAAGATCAACAAACATCTTCTTCAACTTCAATTACTGGAATATCTGATGGTCTTTTAGAACATTGTTTTTATCAGCAATCTAATGAATGTCCTGATGTCAAAATAACTGGATgttcttgtaaaaaaattattcttgctCATAATAATCCTGAAGGCAATGCTGTACTTTGTTGTAATTTGGATATTCAAAACTTTGAATCAGAACTTTCTTGTACAG gaTTTCCatcaaatatatcatacatacatataagaaATGCAACATTGGATGTATTCAATGTAAGTGAAATTCGATGGAGAAGATTAAAATCACTTGCAATTACAGATGGTAAAATTAATAGAGTAAAAGGACAATTTCGAATGATGACTCCAACAGTTTGTTTGAATCTTTCAAATAATGCTCTTATTGAAGTAGAGAATAATTCACTTACAAGATTAGCTCAACTCACTACTTTggatttatcttataataatcttaCACATTTACCAGCTTTAAATACAATGAACGGTCGCGAATTTTGGCTTGATATTTCag gaACAAATACACTTTGGTGTcatgatatttatcaatatattaataaaacaggagaaaagcaaattaattttaatcatgaaaATGAAACTGTATGTTCAGCTAGTAAAACTTGGCATTGGTTTAATACGACAGAACAAGTTCCATTGAAACAAGTTCGATATCTTAGTTTG TTACAAACAGAATGTCCTAAAGGAGATACATGGCAATGTCAATGTAATTTCAGAAGATTGGATATTGTTGAAGGTAAACCACCAACTTTAGCAGTAAATGTAGATTGTAGTGGAATTCAAATTACCGAATTACCTGAAAAATTACCTCGCAATACTATAGCATTGaatgtttcatataataac ATCACTGTATTAGATGATCTAAGTACTAATCCATGTTATGAAGATATAAGAGAGTTTTATGCTGACcacaataatatatcatctataaataaattagaaggttctaaatttttggataattaTGCTTTTCTTAGtttacgatataataaaattaaatct CTTcctacatatattttaagccCTAATACTCATGACAAGAGTTTCACTAGTTCGCGATTAGTAAAGCTTGGAGGAAATGAATTACATTGTGATTGTAATACAGCCAAGTATTTAAAg GTATGGCTACAAACTCGTATATTAGATTCCGATGAAGTATTTTgcgaaaatgtaaaagaaaaggTTATTGATTTAGAACCTTCAAAGATGTGTGTTTATCCTGGCGATTGgacagattatatttattatattattgctaCAGAAGTTGTACTTTTAATAAGTCTTATAGCTAAAGTATCATATGAttattggatttttaaaaCAGCAGGCTATCTTCCATGGCCAGCAAATAAAATGCCAAAACTACCTTGTGATTGGCTATGTGAAAcctag
- the LOC107997645 gene encoding uncharacterized protein LOC107997645 isoform X4, with the protein MRDNECIKIIGTNVILVPYKEKHVKRYHEWMKSAELQYFTGSESLTLEEEFQMQKRWHQDQDKCTFIILEKAIYTEGENEIEAMIGDTNLFFNELDQPNTAEIEIMIANINCREKKRGWEAIILMMLYGIDKLNVTKYIAKIKCDNEKSIKMFEKLKFHKIVKRDKTNVMSLSKILQKLKNSMQKRPLFFNSIMYGSFYTGAEFTQQTYNRMFKFSLSSTSINIEETNTFKIEKPLFIWIKNFNQMDLLNKNNTMQSYNWAQLKRYAIYGCFIAGPLLHGWYKWLDMFYKGKTMKIVLTKVLIDQFVFTPPLITLFFISMSLMENKSNIFDECKAKFFQTFKYHQYYEFLLLVLQLFVG; encoded by the exons ATGAGAGACaatgaatgtattaaaattattggaacaaatgtaattttagTGCCTTACAAAGAAAAACATGTTAAAAG atatcatGAATGGATGAAGTCAGcagaattacaatattttactgGTTCAGAGAGTTTAACattggaagaagaatttcaaatGCAAAAGCGATGGCATCAAGATCAAGATA AATgtacttttatcattttagaaAAAGCTATTTATACTGAAGGTGAAAATGAAATAG aagctATGATTGgagatacaaatttattttttaatgaattagaCCAGCCAAATACtgcagaaattgaaattatgatagcaaatattaattgtagagaaaaaaaaagaggttgGGAGGCAATAATTCTAATGATGCTTTATG GAATTGACaaattaaatgtaacaaaatatattgcaaaaattaaatgtgaTAATGAAAAGagtataaaaatgtttgaaaaattaaaatttcataag ATAGTGAAACGAGATAAAACGAACGTAATGTctctatctaaaatattacaaaaattgaaaaattctatgCAGAAAAGaccattattctttaattcaataatgtaCGGTTCTTTTTATACTGGTGCGGAATTCACGCAACAAACTTATAATAGAATGTTTAAG TTTTCGTTATCATCAACATCAATAAACATAGAAGAAACAAACACATTTAAGATTGAAAAACCGCTGTttatttggataaaaaattttaatcaaatggatttattaaataagaataacacGATGCAAAGTTATAATTGGGCCCAACTCAAGCGATATGCTATTTATGGTTGTTTCATTGCAGGACCACTACTACATGGATG gtaCAAATGGTTGGATATGTTCTACAAAGgcaaaactatgaaaattgtCCTCACAAAAGttttaatcgatcaatttgtttttacGCCACCATTAATtacactattttttataa gtaTGAGCTTGATGgagaataaatcaaatatatttgatgaatgtaaagcaaaattttttcaaacatttaag tacCACCAGTATTACGAGTTTCTTTTGTTAGTATTGCAGCTTTTTGTTGGGTAA
- the LOC107997645 gene encoding uncharacterized protein LOC107997645 isoform X3, with the protein MRDNECIKIIGTNVILVPYKEKHVKRYHEWMKSAELQYFTGSESLTLEEEFQMQKRWHQDQDKCTFIILEKAIYTEGENEIEAMIGDTNLFFNELDQPNTAEIEIMIANINCREKKRGWEAIILMMLYGIDKLNVTKYIAKIKCDNEKSIKMFEKLKFHKIVKRDKTNVMSLSKILQKLKNSMQKRPLFFNSIMYGSFYTGAEFTQQTYNRMFKFSLSSTSINIEETNTFKIEKPLFIWIKNFNQMDLLNKNNTMQSYNWAQLKRYAIYGCFIAGPLLHGWYKWLDMFYKGKTMKIVLTKVLIDQFVFTPPLITLFFISMSLMENKSNIFDECKAKFFQTFKLNFFFICRHHVYTGYQFNFLIFF; encoded by the exons ATGAGAGACaatgaatgtattaaaattattggaacaaatgtaattttagTGCCTTACAAAGAAAAACATGTTAAAAG atatcatGAATGGATGAAGTCAGcagaattacaatattttactgGTTCAGAGAGTTTAACattggaagaagaatttcaaatGCAAAAGCGATGGCATCAAGATCAAGATA AATgtacttttatcattttagaaAAAGCTATTTATACTGAAGGTGAAAATGAAATAG aagctATGATTGgagatacaaatttattttttaatgaattagaCCAGCCAAATACtgcagaaattgaaattatgatagcaaatattaattgtagagaaaaaaaaagaggttgGGAGGCAATAATTCTAATGATGCTTTATG GAATTGACaaattaaatgtaacaaaatatattgcaaaaattaaatgtgaTAATGAAAAGagtataaaaatgtttgaaaaattaaaatttcataag ATAGTGAAACGAGATAAAACGAACGTAATGTctctatctaaaatattacaaaaattgaaaaattctatgCAGAAAAGaccattattctttaattcaataatgtaCGGTTCTTTTTATACTGGTGCGGAATTCACGCAACAAACTTATAATAGAATGTTTAAG TTTTCGTTATCATCAACATCAATAAACATAGAAGAAACAAACACATTTAAGATTGAAAAACCGCTGTttatttggataaaaaattttaatcaaatggatttattaaataagaataacacGATGCAAAGTTATAATTGGGCCCAACTCAAGCGATATGCTATTTATGGTTGTTTCATTGCAGGACCACTACTACATGGATG gtaCAAATGGTTGGATATGTTCTACAAAGgcaaaactatgaaaattgtCCTCACAAAAGttttaatcgatcaatttgtttttacGCCACCATTAATtacactattttttataa gtaTGAGCTTGATGgagaataaatcaaatatatttgatgaatgtaaagcaaaattttttcaaacatttaag ttgaattttttttttatttgtagacATCATGTATATACTGGTTACcagttcaattttttaattttcttttag